Proteins from a single region of Campylobacter sputorum:
- a CDS encoding NUDIX domain-containing protein — MDTDVKNIKITNLKSSKFIKPFSIEFTQNGINRVWDCIEIHDSVSVLLYHKSKDAFLLVKQFRPPLWHYQMKNNIKSDEAGFSYELCSGIMDKNIDEKQTAIQEVEEETGFRVKDLQKIITTYASFGVSSNRQSLFFAFIDDDMKVSNGGGIDDESIELVYISRNEAMSFAYDESKAKAASLIFAFMWFFEKNI; from the coding sequence ATGGATACTGATGTAAAAAATATCAAAATAACTAATTTAAAAAGTAGTAAATTTATAAAGCCTTTTAGTATTGAATTTACCCAAAATGGGATTAATAGAGTTTGGGACTGTATAGAAATACACGATAGTGTTTCTGTATTGCTTTATCATAAAAGTAAAGATGCTTTTTTACTTGTAAAGCAGTTTCGTCCTCCTCTTTGGCATTATCAGATGAAAAATAACATAAAAAGCGATGAAGCCGGTTTTTCTTATGAACTTTGCTCTGGCATAATGGATAAAAATATAGATGAAAAACAAACAGCCATACAAGAAGTCGAAGAAGAAACTGGATTTAGAGTAAAAGATTTACAAAAAATTATAACAACATATGCATCTTTTGGCGTTTCATCAAATAGGCAAAGTTTGTTTTTTGCTTTTATTGACGATGATATGAAAGTATCAAATGGCGGTGGCATTGATGATGAAAGCATAGAGTTGGTTTATATTTCAAGAAATGAAGCTATGAGTTTTGCTTATGATGAAAGTAAAGCAAAAGCAGCTAGTTTAATATTCGCTTTTATGTGGTTTTTTGAAAAAAATATATAG
- the mgtE gene encoding magnesium transporter, giving the protein MSEELQIAKEQLDSHFEEGLEDELSSTDIAEYLKTIKKNDDEQYEEYLEKLDPEVLGEVAMEMPDHMIKDVIEILPKDKIVEAIEELESDDQVELLKYIKDIDDKKARELFDELDEEDQADILKLSIYEENEAGAYMQTELFSARSDESLESAIQRLKRLKEEGELEDIYQLFVVDEENKLKYSIPLYDLITCNFKDTIGDIVKNAPEDEYKPHFALDSDNIEDVATDFQEFDLSVLPIVNSSGALVGRITTDDIHDFIQESATEQIYNLAGLDDEAEEEDDTIYKASLSRASWLFLNLVTALLASFVISLFGATIESFVALAILMPIVSGMGGNTGTQALTVTVRKLALGEIEFSDAKYVLKREISIAVMNSVIFGVLLGIVSAIWFKTPMLGVVICSAMIINLSLSGFFGAIIPMTLKKFKIDPAVGSSVLLTTFTDIIGFLSFLGLATWILM; this is encoded by the coding sequence ATGAGTGAAGAACTACAGATTGCTAAAGAGCAGCTCGATTCACATTTTGAAGAAGGGTTAGAAGATGAACTTAGTAGCACCGATATAGCAGAATACCTTAAAACCATAAAGAAAAATGATGATGAACAATATGAAGAGTATTTAGAAAAACTTGACCCAGAGGTGTTGGGTGAAGTTGCTATGGAGATGCCAGATCACATGATAAAAGATGTGATTGAAATACTTCCAAAAGACAAAATAGTAGAAGCGATTGAAGAGCTTGAGAGTGATGATCAAGTAGAACTTTTAAAATATATAAAAGATATAGATGATAAAAAAGCTAGAGAGCTTTTTGATGAGTTAGATGAAGAAGATCAAGCTGACATACTAAAACTTTCTATATATGAAGAAAATGAAGCCGGTGCGTATATGCAAACTGAGCTTTTTAGTGCAAGATCTGATGAGAGTTTAGAAAGTGCCATTCAAAGGCTCAAAAGACTAAAAGAAGAGGGTGAATTAGAAGACATTTATCAGCTTTTTGTAGTTGATGAAGAAAACAAGCTAAAATACTCTATCCCACTTTATGACCTCATAACTTGTAATTTTAAAGATACTATAGGGGATATAGTTAAAAACGCCCCAGAAGATGAGTATAAACCACACTTTGCACTAGATAGCGATAATATAGAAGATGTTGCTACTGATTTTCAAGAGTTTGACCTTAGTGTTTTACCCATTGTAAATAGTAGTGGTGCTTTAGTTGGTAGAATAACAACTGATGATATACATGATTTTATACAAGAGAGTGCTACTGAGCAAATTTATAATCTTGCTGGTCTTGATGATGAAGCAGAAGAAGAGGATGATACTATATATAAGGCTAGCTTATCAAGGGCTTCTTGGCTTTTTTTAAATTTAGTAACAGCACTTTTGGCATCTTTTGTTATAAGTCTTTTTGGTGCCACGATAGAATCTTTTGTCGCACTTGCTATATTAATGCCAATAGTTAGTGGAATGGGTGGTAATACTGGCACTCAAGCACTTACTGTTACAGTTAGAAAACTTGCACTTGGAGAGATAGAATTTAGTGATGCAAAATATGTTTTAAAAAGAGAAATTAGCATAGCTGTAATGAATAGTGTTATTTTTGGCGTTCTTCTTGGCATAGTATCTGCTATATGGTTTAAGACGCCTATGCTTGGAGTTGTTATATGTAGTGCTATGATTATAAATTTATCTTTATCTGGATTTTTTGGGGCAATAATTCCAATGACTCTTAAAAAATTCAAGATAGATCCAGCAGTTGGTTCATCAGTGTTACTTACAACTTTTACCGATATTATAGGATTTCTAAGTTTTTTAGGACTTGCAACATGGATACTGATGTAA
- a CDS encoding peptidoglycan DD-metalloendopeptidase family protein encodes MRILFIFLILITFAFCENESNLEELTWPNGETFTNFLENNSLPLKLYYNSSKEDQELLSEITSGTSFQILRDDENIISQVLIPINEELQIHIYKNKENLYELEFIPIIYNEESHVLSIKIQTSPYQDIINETNNKILADAFVNVFKKSVDFTKLRKGDSLVIAYTQKRRLGRIFGYPEISSAMIETGGKKYTLFLFEGKYYNESGKTNETLFLIKPVKNARISSRFTKKRFHPILKRYRAHLGVDYAAPKGTPIMAAGNGKVKFVGTKGGYGKTLIISHDYGYETLYAHLNGFAKNIKRGKNVRQGEIVAYIGNTGMSTGPHLHFGLYAGKQAIDPEKVVKIQRDLFKGKTKEQFLALVKDSKKIIDEYLQNPKNPQKEEDFSNFMAL; translated from the coding sequence ATGAGAATATTATTTATTTTTTTAATACTTATAACATTTGCTTTTTGTGAAAATGAATCAAATTTAGAAGAACTTACTTGGCCAAATGGCGAAACATTTACCAATTTTTTGGAAAATAATTCTTTACCTCTTAAGCTTTATTATAATTCTTCAAAAGAAGATCAAGAGCTTTTAAGCGAGATTACATCAGGAACAAGTTTTCAAATTTTAAGAGATGATGAAAATATAATTTCGCAAGTTTTGATACCAATAAATGAAGAGCTTCAAATACATATTTATAAAAACAAAGAAAATTTATATGAATTAGAGTTTATACCTATAATTTATAATGAAGAAAGTCATGTTTTAAGCATAAAAATTCAAACATCTCCATATCAAGATATTATAAACGAAACAAATAATAAAATTCTAGCAGATGCTTTTGTAAATGTTTTTAAAAAAAGTGTTGATTTTACAAAATTAAGAAAAGGTGATAGTCTTGTTATAGCTTATACTCAAAAAAGAAGGCTTGGTAGGATTTTTGGCTATCCTGAAATATCTTCAGCTATGATAGAAACAGGCGGTAAAAAATATACACTATTTTTATTTGAGGGAAAATACTATAATGAGAGCGGTAAGACAAATGAAACTTTATTTCTTATAAAACCTGTAAAAAATGCAAGAATATCATCTAGATTTACTAAAAAAAGATTTCATCCGATACTAAAACGATACAGAGCCCATCTTGGCGTTGATTATGCTGCACCAAAAGGAACTCCGATAATGGCAGCTGGTAATGGAAAAGTTAAATTTGTTGGAACAAAAGGTGGATATGGTAAAACGCTAATTATATCTCATGATTATGGCTATGAAACTCTTTATGCACATTTAAATGGTTTTGCTAAAAATATAAAAAGAGGAAAAAATGTCAGACAAGGAGAGATTGTTGCTTATATAGGAAATACTGGAATGTCAACAGGTCCACACCTTCATTTTGGACTTTATGCTGGTAAACAAGCAATAGATCCTGAAAAAGTCGTTAAAATACAAAGAGATTTATTTAAAGGAAAAACAAAAGAGCAGTTCCTTGCTTTGGTTAAAGATAGCAAAAAAATTATAGATGAGTATTTGCAAAATCCTAAAAATCCGCAAAAAGAAGAGGATTTTAGTAACTTTATGGCTCTTTAA
- a CDS encoding primosomal protein N', protein MFYYEVAILGSALNPLTYESKNEFLDGDIVNINLRNKTTIGVIAKEVKKPSFKTLPISSKSHLKFTPLQINLAKFISYYYSSFIGVSYDLFEPYSEFKNTNLYIQESPNLNEIQKKAFEFIDKHDVSLLFGDTGSGKSEVYISHIEKALNSGKTALFLMPEISLTPQMQKRLQSYFGDSVGVWHSKINKNKKAQILSKLQNGEIKLIAGARSALFLPFNNLGLVIVDEEHDDSYKSSSNPHYNARDLAIYISKFGVKVILGSATPCITTIQKQPYFRMKGTFFKSKKEYIFDDNETSISEIIVENIAKCLERKKQIVVFLPTRANFKFITCKSCFSTIKCPYCSVSMSYHKKENMLKCHYCGYATKVPKICDKCGGDMLEAKKIGTSEVLSKLSEIFPEAKIAKFDRDEITTQKKLEKILKDFNDKKIDILVGTQMLSKGHDYHNVELAVILGLDEYLEYSDFRAREKTLALAMQVAGRAGRLEYGKVILQTKKRDFFEKFISDYDSFINEETTFRDPLYPPFSKLMRINISSKKDEEANFICLECVKILEKILLKTDDFEIIGYGKSPIELIASKFRYNILLRAKSHKPFIKISSLLQNKNVDIDIDPINFS, encoded by the coding sequence TTGTTTTATTATGAAGTAGCTATTTTGGGTTCAGCCTTAAATCCATTAACATATGAAAGCAAAAACGAGTTTTTAGATGGCGATATAGTAAATATAAATTTACGAAATAAAACCACTATTGGTGTAATAGCAAAGGAGGTTAAAAAACCATCTTTTAAAACTCTGCCAATAAGCTCAAAAAGTCATCTTAAATTTACGCCACTTCAGATAAACTTAGCTAAATTTATATCGTATTATTATTCTAGTTTTATTGGTGTAAGTTATGATTTGTTTGAGCCATATAGCGAATTTAAAAACACAAATTTATATATACAAGAGTCACCAAATTTAAATGAAATTCAAAAAAAAGCTTTTGAATTTATTGATAAACACGATGTTTCACTGCTTTTTGGAGATACTGGAAGTGGCAAGAGTGAAGTGTATATAAGCCACATAGAAAAGGCTTTAAATTCTGGTAAAACGGCACTTTTTTTGATGCCAGAAATTTCTCTTACTCCGCAAATGCAAAAAAGACTTCAGAGCTATTTTGGAGATAGTGTAGGGGTTTGGCACTCAAAAATTAATAAAAATAAAAAAGCCCAAATTTTATCAAAACTTCAAAACGGAGAAATCAAATTAATTGCTGGAGCTAGATCTGCTCTATTTTTGCCATTTAATAATCTTGGATTAGTTATAGTTGATGAAGAGCACGATGATAGCTATAAATCGTCATCAAATCCACATTATAATGCTAGAGATTTAGCGATTTACATATCTAAATTTGGAGTTAAAGTTATATTAGGCTCTGCAACACCTTGTATAACAACTATACAAAAGCAGCCGTATTTTCGTATGAAAGGCACATTTTTTAAGAGCAAAAAAGAGTATATTTTTGATGATAATGAGACATCAATTAGTGAAATTATCGTAGAAAATATCGCAAAATGTTTGGAGCGTAAAAAACAAATTGTTGTGTTTTTGCCAACTAGGGCAAATTTTAAATTTATAACTTGTAAAAGTTGTTTTAGCACGATAAAATGCCCATATTGTTCAGTTTCTATGAGTTATCATAAAAAAGAAAATATGCTTAAATGCCATTATTGCGGCTATGCCACTAAAGTGCCTAAAATTTGTGATAAATGCGGTGGCGATATGCTAGAGGCAAAAAAAATTGGCACAAGTGAAGTTTTAAGCAAACTCAGTGAAATTTTTCCAGAGGCTAAAATTGCTAAATTTGATAGAGATGAGATAACTACTCAAAAAAAATTAGAAAAAATTCTAAAAGATTTTAATGATAAAAAAATTGATATTTTGGTTGGCACACAGATGTTAAGCAAAGGACATGATTATCATAATGTCGAGCTTGCTGTTATTTTAGGGCTTGATGAGTATTTAGAATATAGCGATTTTAGAGCTAGAGAAAAAACCCTTGCTTTAGCAATGCAAGTCGCAGGTAGAGCTGGAAGATTAGAGTATGGAAAAGTTATACTTCAAACAAAAAAAAGAGATTTTTTTGAGAAATTTATAAGTGATTATGACTCTTTTATAAATGAAGAAACTACATTTAGAGATCCTTTATATCCGCCATTTAGCAAACTTATGCGTATAAATATATCATCTAAAAAAGATGAAGAAGCAAATTTTATATGTTTAGAATGTGTGAAAATTTTAGAAAAAATTCTTTTAAAAACAGATGATTTTGAGATAATAGGATACGGTAAATCCCCAATAGAACTTATCGCGTCAAAGTTTAGATACAACATACTTTTAAGAGCAAAATCACATAAACCATTTATAAAGATTTCAAGTTTATTACAAAATAAAAATGTAGATATAGACATTGATCCGATAAATTTTAGTTAA
- a CDS encoding type II secretion system protein has product MKKGFSLIELVFVIVILGILAGVAVPRLTATRDDAQIAKLKSDVAAIQSGLALERSTRMMRGDMSWPTRLDQKSDGVDCGSSFCAVTQNAIKGAWSTSDGLNYEFKFNNSTTLNFVYDNNNGTFDCSDEKCKGYLN; this is encoded by the coding sequence ATGAAAAAAGGTTTTTCTTTAATAGAGCTTGTGTTTGTTATAGTGATTTTAGGAATTTTAGCTGGCGTTGCTGTGCCAAGACTTACAGCAACTAGAGATGATGCGCAAATAGCAAAACTTAAATCAGATGTAGCAGCTATCCAAAGTGGTTTAGCTTTGGAGCGTAGCACAAGAATGATGAGAGGCGATATGAGTTGGCCTACTAGACTTGATCAAAAATCAGATGGCGTGGATTGCGGTAGCTCATTTTGTGCTGTTACTCAAAATGCTATAAAAGGTGCTTGGAGCACAAGCGATGGTTTAAATTATGAGTTTAAATTTAACAACAGCACAACTTTAAATTTTGTTTATGATAATAATAACGGAACTTTTGATTGTTCTGATGAAAAATGCAAAGGTTATTTAAATTAA
- the uvrB gene encoding excinuclease ABC subunit UvrB, whose protein sequence is MKNFEISSKFSPNKDQQNAIDGIVKSIKAGNKFQTLLGVTGSGKTFSMANIIKNLDIPTLIMTHNKSLAAQLYSEFKGFFPKNHVEYFISYYDYYQPEAYIPRNDLFIEKDSSVNEELERLRLSATASLLSYDDVITIASVSANYGLGNPKEYQGMVMYFELGKSLSQKKLLLKLVEMGYKRNDNYFDRGDFRVNGDTIDIYPAYHNDEALRLEFFGDELDYMYHFDVLENKKTKEIKKFILYPTSQFIVGVDRLKEAIKGIESELEDRLEYFEKEGKVVEYARLKQRVEFDLEMLSSTGSTKGVENYARYLTGQKAGETPYTLFDYYEINFDDYLVIIDESHVSLPQFRGMYAGDRSRKETLVEYGFRLPSALDNRPLKFDEFISKKAKFLFVSATPNEYELELSGKNVFHQIMRPTGLLDPKITLKDSDNQVEVLHDMAKKVIDRGERILVTVLTKKMAEELTKYYLELGLKVKYMHSDIDAIERNELIRGLRSGNYDMLIGINLLREGLDLPEVSLIAIMDADKEGFLRSTTSLIQTIGRAARNLNGEVVMFCKKITKSMKEAIDTTEQRRKLQDEYNKANNITPKSATRNIEESLKIEDGAEIYRVSKNSEKMPASQRAKIVKELRKQMMDAASKLEFEKAAALRDEIAKLRKI, encoded by the coding sequence GTGAAAAATTTTGAAATTTCTAGTAAATTTTCTCCAAACAAAGACCAGCAAAACGCAATAGATGGCATTGTAAAATCTATCAAAGCAGGAAATAAATTTCAAACTTTGCTTGGAGTTACTGGAAGTGGTAAAACTTTTAGTATGGCAAATATTATTAAAAATTTAGATATACCAACTCTTATAATGACACACAATAAAAGCTTAGCGGCACAACTTTATAGTGAATTTAAGGGATTTTTTCCAAAAAATCATGTAGAATATTTTATAAGCTATTATGATTATTATCAACCAGAGGCTTATATACCAAGGAACGATCTTTTCATAGAAAAAGACAGCTCAGTAAATGAAGAGTTAGAGCGTCTAAGACTAAGTGCGACAGCTTCACTTTTAAGTTATGATGATGTTATAACAATTGCCTCGGTTTCTGCAAACTATGGTCTTGGAAATCCAAAAGAGTATCAAGGTATGGTTATGTATTTTGAACTAGGAAAAAGTTTAAGTCAAAAAAAACTGCTTTTAAAACTAGTTGAAATGGGATATAAAAGGAATGATAACTATTTTGATAGAGGCGATTTTAGAGTAAATGGCGACACTATTGATATTTACCCAGCTTACCATAACGATGAAGCACTAAGGCTTGAATTTTTTGGAGATGAGCTAGATTATATGTATCATTTTGATGTGTTAGAAAACAAAAAAACAAAAGAGATTAAAAAATTTATACTCTATCCAACAAGTCAGTTTATAGTTGGCGTTGATAGACTAAAAGAAGCTATAAAAGGCATTGAGTCTGAACTTGAAGATAGACTTGAATACTTTGAAAAAGAAGGTAAGGTTGTAGAGTATGCAAGGCTAAAACAAAGGGTTGAGTTTGACCTTGAAATGCTAAGTTCAACAGGATCAACAAAAGGTGTTGAAAACTATGCACGCTATCTAACAGGGCAAAAGGCAGGTGAAACACCATACACACTTTTTGATTATTATGAGATAAATTTTGATGATTATCTTGTTATAATTGATGAAAGCCATGTAAGTTTGCCTCAGTTTCGTGGTATGTATGCAGGAGATAGAAGTAGAAAAGAAACTCTTGTAGAGTATGGTTTTAGACTTCCCTCAGCACTTGATAACCGCCCTTTGAAATTTGATGAGTTTATATCAAAAAAGGCTAAATTTTTATTTGTTTCAGCTACCCCAAATGAGTATGAGTTAGAACTAAGTGGAAAAAATGTATTTCATCAAATTATGAGACCAACTGGACTTCTTGATCCTAAAATCACCTTAAAAGATAGTGACAACCAAGTCGAAGTGCTGCACGATATGGCAAAAAAAGTCATAGATAGAGGAGAGAGAATTCTTGTAACTGTTTTAACCAAAAAAATGGCAGAAGAGCTCACAAAATACTATCTAGAACTTGGGCTTAAGGTAAAATACATGCACTCAGATATCGATGCTATCGAGAGAAACGAGTTGATAAGAGGCTTAAGAAGCGGAAATTATGATATGTTAATAGGTATAAATTTACTTCGTGAGGGACTTGATTTGCCAGAAGTTTCTTTAATTGCTATAATGGACGCAGACAAAGAAGGTTTTTTGCGCTCTACAACAAGCCTTATACAAACCATAGGAAGAGCTGCTAGAAATTTAAATGGCGAAGTTGTAATGTTTTGTAAAAAAATAACAAAATCTATGAAAGAAGCCATTGATACAACAGAGCAAAGACGAAAGCTTCAAGATGAGTATAATAAAGCTAATAATATCACACCAAAAAGTGCCACAAGAAACATTGAAGAAAGCTTAAAAATAGAAGATGGGGCAGAAATTTACAGAGTTAGTAAAAATAGCGAAAAAATGCCAGCAAGCCAGAGAGCTAAAATAGTAAAAGAGCTTAGAAAACAGATGATGGATGCTGCTTCTAAGCTTGAATTTGAAAAAGCAGCAGCACTGCGTGATGAGATAGCAAAACTAAGAAAAATTTAA
- a CDS encoding RNA degradosome polyphosphate kinase, with product MAKDKNDYINRELSWLRFNSRVLSQCDKNIPLMEKLKFIAIYTTNLDEFYMIRIAGLKQLFVAGVVVSGNDGMAPINQLREIREYLKNEKITLENHYKNITKELSKNGLFIKNYDELNTNLKQKADEYFFSNIMPVIVPIAVDATHPFPHLNNLSFSLAVKIIDPEHSDHMKFGMIRIPRVIPRFFEADDTTYVPIESIVRKHAEEIFPGYKIISSATFKVTRNADIVIEEEEADDFMMILEQGLKLRRKGAFVRLQIEANADPEILEFLNLHMKIFKKDIYEYSIPLTLDSLWQIVGNKNFLHLGLPLYTPKVLQPFDENVSIFDTLDKTDVLTYQPYESFDPVATLIKEASKDPKVISIRMTLYRVEKNSPIVQSLIDAASDGKQVTVMVELKARFDEENNLHWAKALENSGAHVIYGIAGFKVHAKVTQIIRQQNGKLKFYMHLGTGNYNGGSAKIYTDISYFTTKEEFAKDSTDFFHILSGYSKNRTLNSLSMSPMQIKSRLLEMIKNEKDKGSEGLIIAKMNALVDSDMIDALYDASRAGVKIDLIIRGICCLKPGVKDLSENIRVRSIIGKYLEHARIFYFKHSNPEFYISSADWMPRNLERRFELMTPIYEQKHKNTLQEILHIQLRDNVLAYELKEDGEYTQVVPAQNKLKINSHDLLEKYVTKIKATQKDKDINSRTKNIAFKLFKES from the coding sequence ATGGCAAAAGACAAAAATGATTATATAAATAGAGAACTTTCTTGGCTTAGATTTAACTCAAGAGTTTTATCTCAATGTGATAAAAATATTCCATTAATGGAAAAACTTAAATTTATAGCTATTTATACAACAAATTTAGATGAGTTTTATATGATTAGAATAGCTGGTTTAAAACAACTTTTTGTAGCTGGAGTTGTGGTAAGTGGCAACGATGGAATGGCACCAATTAATCAGTTAAGAGAGATAAGGGAATATCTTAAAAATGAAAAAATTACCCTTGAAAACCACTATAAAAATATTACAAAAGAACTTTCTAAAAATGGTCTTTTTATAAAAAATTATGATGAGCTAAACACAAATTTAAAACAAAAAGCAGATGAGTATTTTTTCTCAAATATAATGCCAGTTATTGTCCCAATTGCGGTAGATGCAACACACCCATTTCCTCATCTAAACAACCTTAGTTTTTCTTTAGCTGTAAAAATCATTGATCCAGAACACAGTGACCATATGAAATTTGGAATGATAAGAATCCCAAGAGTAATTCCAAGATTTTTTGAAGCAGATGACACTACTTATGTGCCAATAGAAAGCATAGTTAGAAAACATGCCGAAGAGATTTTCCCAGGATATAAGATCATTAGCTCGGCAACATTTAAAGTTACAAGAAACGCAGATATTGTAATAGAAGAAGAAGAAGCTGATGATTTTATGATGATATTAGAACAGGGTCTAAAACTTCGCAGAAAAGGTGCTTTTGTAAGACTTCAAATAGAAGCCAACGCTGATCCTGAAATTTTAGAATTTTTAAATTTGCATATGAAAATTTTCAAAAAAGACATATATGAATACTCCATACCATTAACACTTGACTCGCTTTGGCAAATAGTTGGAAATAAAAACTTCTTACATCTTGGTTTGCCACTTTATACACCAAAAGTATTACAACCATTTGATGAAAATGTATCTATCTTTGATACTCTTGATAAAACTGATGTTTTGACATATCAACCTTATGAAAGTTTTGATCCAGTGGCAACTCTTATAAAAGAAGCATCAAAAGATCCAAAAGTAATATCCATAAGAATGACTCTTTACAGAGTTGAAAAAAACTCACCAATAGTTCAGTCGCTAATAGATGCAGCAAGCGATGGCAAACAAGTTACTGTTATGGTTGAATTAAAAGCTAGGTTTGATGAAGAAAACAATCTTCATTGGGCAAAAGCTCTTGAAAACTCAGGTGCACATGTGATATACGGAATTGCTGGATTTAAAGTCCATGCAAAAGTTACTCAAATCATACGCCAACAAAATGGCAAACTTAAATTTTATATGCATCTTGGAACTGGAAACTACAATGGCGGAAGTGCTAAAATTTATACAGATATTAGTTATTTTACTACCAAAGAAGAATTTGCAAAAGATTCCACAGACTTCTTTCATATCTTGTCTGGATATAGCAAAAACAGAACTTTAAATAGTCTTTCTATGTCGCCAATGCAAATAAAATCAAGACTACTTGAAATGATAAAAAATGAAAAAGACAAAGGAAGCGAGGGTTTAATCATAGCAAAAATGAATGCACTTGTTGATAGTGATATGATAGATGCACTTTATGATGCAAGTAGAGCAGGAGTTAAGATAGATCTTATAATACGCGGAATTTGTTGCTTGAAACCAGGGGTAAAAGATTTAAGTGAAAATATAAGAGTTCGCTCTATTATCGGTAAATACCTTGAACATGCAAGGATATTTTATTTTAAACACTCAAATCCAGAATTTTACATATCTAGTGCTGATTGGATGCCAAGAAATTTAGAGCGACGATTTGAACTTATGACGCCTATTTACGAACAAAAACATAAAAATACTTTACAAGAAATTTTACACATTCAACTAAGAGATAATGTTTTAGCTTATGAACTTAAAGAAGATGGAGAATACACGCAAGTTGTGCCAGCCCAAAATAAGCTTAAAATAAACAGCCATGATCTTTTAGAAAAATATGTAACAAAAATAAAAGCAACTCAAAAAGATAAAGATATCAACTCACGAACCAAAAATATAGCTTTTAAATTATTTAAAGAAAGTTAA
- a CDS encoding 3-isopropylmalate dehydratase small subunit has translation MQGKVWKFGNNIDTDIIIAARYLNTSDENILAKHIMEDADSSFSSKISQGDFIVAGENFGCGSSREHAPIALKAAGISCVIAKSFARIFYRNSFNTGLLILEINQTEEINEGDEINIDLKNGKIKNLTTGKTYKFKPIPEFMQNLLSCGGLIKYAKNSIK, from the coding sequence ATGCAAGGCAAGGTCTGGAAATTTGGAAACAATATCGACACAGATATAATAATAGCAGCGAGATATCTAAATACTTCAGATGAAAACATATTAGCTAAACACATAATGGAGGATGCTGATAGTAGTTTTTCATCTAAAATTTCACAAGGTGATTTTATAGTAGCTGGAGAAAATTTTGGATGCGGTAGCAGTAGAGAACATGCTCCTATTGCGCTAAAAGCAGCTGGAATAAGCTGCGTTATAGCAAAATCTTTTGCAAGAATTTTCTATAGAAACAGTTTTAACACAGGTCTTTTAATATTAGAAATTAATCAAACAGAGGAAATAAATGAGGGTGATGAAATAAATATTGATTTAAAAAATGGAAAAATTAAAAATTTAACTACAGGAAAAACATATAAATTTAAACCAATTCCTGAGTTTATGCAAAATCTTTTAAGCTGTGGCGGCTTGATAAAATACGCTAAAAATTCAATAAAATAA